From Macaca mulatta isolate MMU2019108-1 chromosome 3, T2T-MMU8v2.0, whole genome shotgun sequence, the proteins below share one genomic window:
- the TAC1 gene encoding protachykinin-1 isoform X1, producing the protein MKILVALAVFFLVSTQLFAEEIGANDDLNYWSDWSDSDQIKEELPEPFEHLLQRIARRPKPQQFFGLMGKRDADSSIEKQVALLKALYGHGQISHKRHKTDSFVGLMGKRALNSVAYERSAMQNYERRR; encoded by the exons ATGAAAATCCTCGTGGCCTTGGCAGTCTTTTTTCTCGTCTCCACTCAGCTGTTTGCAGAAGAAATAGGAGCCAATGACGATCTGAATTACTGGTCCGACTGGTCCGACAGCGACCAGATCAAG GAGGAACTGCCTGAGCCCTTTGAGCATCTTCTGCAGAGAATCGCCCGGAGACCCAAGCCTCAGCAGTTCTTTGGATTAATGGGCAAACGGGATGCTG ATTCCTCAATTGAAAAACAAGTGGCCCTGTTAAAGGCTCTTTATG GACATGGCCAGATCTCTCACAAAA GGCATAAAACAGATTCCTTTGTTGGACTAATGGGCAAAAGAGCTTTAAATTCTG TGGCTTATGAAAGGAGTGCAATGCAGAATTATGAAAGAAGACGTTAA
- the TAC1 gene encoding protachykinin-1 precursor, translating to MKILVALAVFFLVSTQLFAEEIGANDDLNYWSDWSDSDQIKEELPEPFEHLLQRIARRPKPQQFFGLMGKRDADSSIEKQVALLKALYGHGQISHKMAYERSAMQNYERRR from the exons ATGAAAATCCTCGTGGCCTTGGCAGTCTTTTTTCTCGTCTCCACTCAGCTGTTTGCAGAAGAAATAGGAGCCAATGACGATCTGAATTACTGGTCCGACTGGTCCGACAGCGACCAGATCAAG GAGGAACTGCCTGAGCCCTTTGAGCATCTTCTGCAGAGAATCGCCCGGAGACCCAAGCCTCAGCAGTTCTTTGGATTAATGGGCAAACGGGATGCTG ATTCCTCAATTGAAAAACAAGTGGCCCTGTTAAAGGCTCTTTATG GACATGGCCAGATCTCTCACAAAA TGGCTTATGAAAGGAGTGCAATGCAGAATTATGAAAGAAGACGTTAA
- the TAC1 gene encoding protachykinin-1 isoform X2, whose amino-acid sequence MKILVALAVFFLVSTQLFAEEIGANDDLNYWSDWSDSDQIKEELPEPFEHLLQRIARRPKPQQFFGLMGKRDAGHGQISHKRHKTDSFVGLMGKRALNSVAYERSAMQNYERRR is encoded by the exons ATGAAAATCCTCGTGGCCTTGGCAGTCTTTTTTCTCGTCTCCACTCAGCTGTTTGCAGAAGAAATAGGAGCCAATGACGATCTGAATTACTGGTCCGACTGGTCCGACAGCGACCAGATCAAG GAGGAACTGCCTGAGCCCTTTGAGCATCTTCTGCAGAGAATCGCCCGGAGACCCAAGCCTCAGCAGTTCTTTGGATTAATGGGCAAACGGGATGCTG GACATGGCCAGATCTCTCACAAAA GGCATAAAACAGATTCCTTTGTTGGACTAATGGGCAAAAGAGCTTTAAATTCTG TGGCTTATGAAAGGAGTGCAATGCAGAATTATGAAAGAAGACGTTAA